The Lycium barbarum isolate Lr01 chromosome 10, ASM1917538v2, whole genome shotgun sequence genome includes a region encoding these proteins:
- the LOC132614381 gene encoding uncharacterized protein LOC132614381 isoform X1, protein MKLSVITAYSPTTVTLNPHPKTTTFPSFPCSLRLNNKMSNLSLTICSSKSPSTVDGEIEVNESLKVEIGSPKNLPSLLFLPKLSLSDRAFFLLAFIACTTSVAFTSLVVAAVPTLFAMRRAATSLSKLADTAREELPSTMVAIRLSGMEISDLTLELSDLSCFIHVPESNVVIVHVMISQEITDGVNKSARAVQAAEAGIRQIGSRAHQQTMSMIQERADLPAISLQPVVAGAAKKTSRAVSQATRRLMNMISGDENGSEMEDDSKVDAES, encoded by the exons ATGAAGCTGAGTGTGATTACTGCATATTCTCCGACCACCGTGACACTCAATCCCCATCCTAAAACGACAACGTTTCCCTCATTTCCTTGTTCCTTGAGACTCAACAACAAAATGTCAAACTTGTCCCTTACAATTTGTTCCTCCAAATCACCATCCACCGTTGATGGAGAAATTGAGGTTAATGAATCGCTTAAGGTTGAAATCGGAAGCCCTAAGAATCTACCAAGTTTGTTGTTCCTTCCCAAATTGAGCTTGAGTGACAGAGCTTTCTTTCTCTTAGCCTTCATTGCTTGCACG ACGTCGGTGGCTTTCACAAGTCTGGTAGTTGCAGCTGTACCAACACTATTT GCGATGCGTAGAGCAGCAACATCTCTGTCAAAGTTGGCAGATACTGCTCGAGAGGAGCTTCCTAGTACAATGGTTGCTATCAGGCTGTCTGGGATGGAGATCAGTGACCTTACACTGGAATTGAGTGATTTAAG CTGCTTCATACATGTTCCGGAGAGTAATGTTGTTATTGTGCATGTGATGATCAGCCAAGAGATAACTGATGGTGTCAACAAATCTGCTCGAGCTGTGCAAGCAGCAGAAGCTGGAATCAGACAAATTGGGTCTCGTGCTCACCAGCAAACAATGT CAATGATTCAGGAGAGAGCAGATCTGCCAGCCATATCTTTGCAGCCAGTTGTAGCTGGTGCAGCAAAGAAGACTTCTCGTGCTGTTAGCCAAGCCACTAGAAGACTCATGAATATGATCTCTGGAGATGAAAATGGCTCAGAAATGGAAGATGACAGTAAAGTTGACGCGGAATCATAG
- the LOC132612938 gene encoding wall-associated receptor kinase-like 20: MVVVVKTVLFFQLCVIFALTAVSLASPEDPECGLNFTSSPYKPSGECLAADHDETIHIWDSFPSTRCCQNALNFFSHALAKHAITQPQGSLFLPGVQWAHCASGPFKPQPSVSINKCGLASLYQGSTHCSSLSLTNITQEYQNFKDVRDKCTSGFSSTFDDACRDCTSAIKSARDHFLDQFYAKDNETERATCVVAVVISVATTKLNDPSSMDDFFSCLPALNTFEKSSEDYIKIKQCTGSLAEALLAIILATFGMMMVILLVKYVTRNARAGRKLLRLKPKELASNCPGLYSFSKAEIENAINFGEEKKFLGRGSAGKVFKGILPSGQVVAIKQIYRSNTSDSFTRELENLSRVRHPNLVCLFGCCIEDGEQYLVYEYCSAGNLAQHLLRKDRVLSWEQRVRILRDCALALRYLHTYIDGYIVHRDIKLTNILLTEELGAKLSDFGLAKMLGMEESKVFTDVRGTIGYMDPEYMSNAKLTCASDVYSFGIVALQVLSGQKVIELDLDARDQLTRKAKDVSMHKRPLKDFEDPRLKGEINSEDFESILQIAVLCVAKSSKGRPTIDVVFEEVDKVLKNTLSNKKAADQSALAAVRKSHSVGVLPV, from the exons ATGGTTGTTGTAGTCAAGACAGTCTTATTTTTCCAACTATGTGTTATTTTTGCTCTCACTGCTGTTTCACTGGCTTCTCCAGAAGATCCAG AATGTGGGCTGAACTTCACTTCATCTCCATACAAACCAAGCGGCGAATGCCTTGCAGCTGATCATGATGAGACCATCCATATATGGGACAGTTTCCCCAGCACAAGATGTTGCCAAAATGCCCTCAACTTCTTCTCACACGCATTGGCCAAACACGCAATTACTCAGCCCCAAGGAAGCCTCTTCCTCCCGGGAGTTCAATGGGCACACTGCGCGTCAGGACCCTTTAAGCCCCAGCCCTCCGTTTCCATCAATAAATGTGGACTTGCTTCCCTCTATCAAGGAAGCACCCATTGTTCTAGCCTTTCTTTGACAAATATTACGCAGGAATATCAGAATTTTAAGGATGTCAGGGACAAGTGTACTTCAGGTTTTAGTTCCACGTTCGATGATGCTTGCAGGGATTGTACCAGTGCAATTAAATCTGCAAGAGATCATTTCCTGGATcagttttatgccaaagataatGAAACTGAGAGAGCTACTTGTGTTGTGGCTGTTGTTATATCAGTTGCAACCACTAAACTAAATGATCCCTCTTCAATGGATGATTTCTTCAGCTGCTTGCCAGCATTAAATACTTTTG AAAAGTCAAGTGAAGATTACATTAAAATCAAGC AATGCACAGGTTCTTTAGCGGAAGCATTGCTAGCAATAATTTTAGCAACATTTGGGATGATGATGGTGATCTTGCttgttaagtatgtaacaagaaaCGCTAGGGCTGGACGAAAGCTTCTTCGTTTGAAGCCAAAGGAGCTTGCTTCTAATTGCCCAGGTCTATATAGTTTCTCAAAAGCTGAGATTGAAAACGCGATCAATTTTGGGGAGGAGAAGAAATTTCTGGGACGCGGTAGTGCAGGGAAAGTGTTCAAAGGGATTCTTCCGAGTGGACAAGTAGTTGCTATCAAGCAAATTTATAGAAGTAATACGTCCGATTCTTTCACCAGAGAACTAGAGAATCTTTCCAGAGTCAGACATCCTAATCTTGTTTGCCTCTTTGGGTGTTGCATTGAGGATGGTGAGCAATATTTAGTCTATGAGTATTGCTCTGCTGGAAATCTAGCTCAACATCTTTTGA ggAAAGACAGGGTCCTAAGTTGGGAACAAAGGGTAAGAATCTTAAGAGATTGTGCACTTGCGTTGAGGTATCTCCATACCTACATAGATGGCTACATTGTTCACAGAGATATTAAG CTTACAAATATCCTTTTAACAGAGGAATTGGGAGCAAAGCTATCAGATTTTGGGCTGGCAAAGATGTTGGGAATGGAAGAGAGCAAAGTGTTTACAGATGTAAGAGGGACAATAGGTTATATGGATCCTGAATATATGAGTAATGCAAAGTTGACCTGTGCAAGTGACGTTTATAGCTTTGGCATAGTAGCTTTACAAGTTCTTTCTGGCCAGAAGGTCATTGAACTTGATTTGGATGCCAGAGACCAACTAACAAGAAAG GCGAAGGATGTGAGCATGCATAAACGGCCCCTAAAAGACTTTGAGGACCCGCGGCTAAAAGGTGAAATAAACAGTGAGGATTTCGAGTCCATACTTCAAATAGCAGTGCTTTGTGTCGCCAAATCAAGCAAAGGTCGTCCAACTATCGATGTTGTCTTCGAGGAGGTGGACAAAGTCTTGAAAAACACATTGTCCAACAAG AAAGCCGCGGATCAAAGTGCATTAGCTGCAGTGAGGAAATCCCATTCAGTTGGTGTCCTCCCTGTCTGA
- the LOC132614381 gene encoding uncharacterized protein LOC132614381 isoform X2: protein MKLSVITAYSPTTVTLNPHPKTTTFPSFPCSLRLNNKMSNLSLTICSSKSPSTVDGEIEVNESLKVEIGSPKNLPSLLFLPKLSLSDRAFFLLAFIACTTSVAFTSLVVAAVPTLFAMRRAATSLSKLADTAREELPSTMVAIRLSGMEISDLTLELSDLSQEITDGVNKSARAVQAAEAGIRQIGSRAHQQTMSMIQERADLPAISLQPVVAGAAKKTSRAVSQATRRLMNMISGDENGSEMEDDSKVDAES, encoded by the exons ATGAAGCTGAGTGTGATTACTGCATATTCTCCGACCACCGTGACACTCAATCCCCATCCTAAAACGACAACGTTTCCCTCATTTCCTTGTTCCTTGAGACTCAACAACAAAATGTCAAACTTGTCCCTTACAATTTGTTCCTCCAAATCACCATCCACCGTTGATGGAGAAATTGAGGTTAATGAATCGCTTAAGGTTGAAATCGGAAGCCCTAAGAATCTACCAAGTTTGTTGTTCCTTCCCAAATTGAGCTTGAGTGACAGAGCTTTCTTTCTCTTAGCCTTCATTGCTTGCACG ACGTCGGTGGCTTTCACAAGTCTGGTAGTTGCAGCTGTACCAACACTATTT GCGATGCGTAGAGCAGCAACATCTCTGTCAAAGTTGGCAGATACTGCTCGAGAGGAGCTTCCTAGTACAATGGTTGCTATCAGGCTGTCTGGGATGGAGATCAGTGACCTTACACTGGAATTGAGTGATTTAAG CCAAGAGATAACTGATGGTGTCAACAAATCTGCTCGAGCTGTGCAAGCAGCAGAAGCTGGAATCAGACAAATTGGGTCTCGTGCTCACCAGCAAACAATGT CAATGATTCAGGAGAGAGCAGATCTGCCAGCCATATCTTTGCAGCCAGTTGTAGCTGGTGCAGCAAAGAAGACTTCTCGTGCTGTTAGCCAAGCCACTAGAAGACTCATGAATATGATCTCTGGAGATGAAAATGGCTCAGAAATGGAAGATGACAGTAAAGTTGACGCGGAATCATAG